The Polyangium spumosum genome includes a window with the following:
- a CDS encoding cytochrome c maturation protein CcmE, whose amino-acid sequence MSKKLDEELAQAAGIDKDDEGPAAVPPIVVLQPAERAQRPSRSVGLLITLLVMGGALVGLFLFGFKEAAIYATPVDQLLAQQDKLRGRKVRVEGELVPGTLEKRDKPCEYRFTIHGKDKQQTLPVRYPQCVIPDTFRDVPAGGVQVTVEGSLKSATDFEATLVMAKCTSKYDPKTHEMTQGEGMPIN is encoded by the coding sequence ATGAGCAAGAAGCTGGACGAAGAGCTCGCGCAGGCTGCGGGGATCGACAAGGACGACGAGGGACCGGCGGCCGTGCCTCCCATCGTCGTGCTCCAGCCGGCCGAGCGGGCGCAGCGGCCCAGCAGAAGTGTGGGCCTCTTGATCACCCTGCTCGTCATGGGCGGCGCGCTGGTCGGGCTCTTCCTGTTCGGCTTCAAGGAGGCGGCGATTTATGCGACGCCCGTCGATCAGCTCCTCGCCCAGCAGGACAAACTGAGGGGCCGCAAGGTCCGCGTCGAGGGCGAGCTCGTGCCGGGCACCCTCGAGAAGCGCGACAAGCCTTGCGAGTATCGGTTCACGATTCATGGCAAGGACAAGCAGCAGACCTTGCCCGTGCGTTATCCGCAGTGCGTCATTCCCGACACCTTCCGCGACGTCCCTGCGGGCGGCGTGCAGGTCACGGTCGAGGGTTCGCTCAAGTCGGCGACCGATTTCGAGGCCACGCTCGTCATGGCGAAGTGCACCTCGAAGTACGACCCGAAGACCCACGAGATGACGCAGGGCGAGGGGATGCCGATCAACTGA